Proteins found in one Planctomycetota bacterium genomic segment:
- a CDS encoding PSD1 and planctomycete cytochrome C domain-containing protein: MAWVGVALLAAVRPGQEDPSTILERRCVECHNPAKRKGGLDLTTREGLRKGGQSGPAVEPGPPERTLLWRLVAHEEEPFMPHRAPKLPPASLRALREWLAAGAPYARSPLKVPEAPAERHWAFRPPARPEPPEVRDASWVRTPVDRFILAALESRGWTPSAPADRRRLIRRVFFDLWGLPPSPEEIEAFVNDPAPEAYERLVDRLLAGPAFGERWARHWLDVARYADSDGYRFDNDRKHAWPYRDFVIRAFNEDLPFDTFVRWQIAGDELAPGNPLAAAATGFCTAGPVQERQSADAPRNQERNRYDELDDVLSTLGQGFLGLTLGCARCHDHKYDPIPTREYYRMLAAFIDTRRREVPLVPPAEAEAWRRLEEEYQARVAPLRRELEAFLSRAREPLFRRKVQALRIREEDREILLAPRDPSNQRQQELLTVHQKELRVSEAELRGSLSPAERAEWDRRAAAIREAERGRPPAPPFGLVLTDAGPEPSRSPLLERGEVDAKKELLTLGFLSALGDPEPRLSRPPGARTSFQRAALAEWLTDVERGAGALLARVIVNRLWQHHFGEGLVRTPNDFGAQGERPTHPELLEWLASELVRRGWRLKEIHRLILTSAVYVQDTSASPGPVREDPENRLLARRRPRRLEAEALRDALLAVSGRLNPKMYGPGVKVPIPAEAIITRTEGEHHYPRDVRESPEVWRRTVYVFVKRSVPYPLTEVFDAPSPSASCGRRVSTTVAPQALALLNDPFVRGCAWDFADRVLREAGPGAGARIERAWALALGRAPTPREREAAEEFLGRAADERRGLADLGHTLFMTNEFAYVD; this comes from the coding sequence ATGGCGTGGGTTGGGGTCGCGCTTCTGGCGGCGGTCCGCCCGGGGCAGGAGGATCCCTCGACGATCCTGGAACGCCGCTGCGTGGAGTGTCACAATCCGGCCAAGCGGAAGGGCGGGCTCGACCTGACCACCCGCGAGGGCCTTCGGAAAGGGGGCCAAAGCGGACCGGCGGTGGAACCCGGTCCGCCGGAGCGAACCCTGCTCTGGCGGCTCGTGGCCCACGAGGAGGAGCCCTTCATGCCGCATCGGGCCCCGAAGCTCCCGCCGGCGTCGCTGCGGGCGTTGCGGGAATGGCTGGCGGCGGGGGCTCCGTACGCGCGGTCCCCCTTGAAGGTGCCCGAGGCGCCCGCGGAGCGCCACTGGGCGTTTCGGCCGCCGGCGCGGCCGGAGCCTCCCGAGGTGCGCGATGCTTCCTGGGTCCGCACACCCGTGGACCGCTTCATCCTGGCGGCTCTCGAATCGCGGGGTTGGACGCCTTCGGCTCCCGCAGACCGCCGGCGGCTGATTCGGCGCGTCTTCTTCGACCTCTGGGGACTGCCGCCTTCGCCCGAGGAAATTGAGGCGTTCGTGAACGACCCCGCGCCGGAGGCGTACGAGCGCCTGGTGGACCGTCTCCTGGCCGGGCCGGCCTTCGGGGAGCGCTGGGCGCGCCACTGGCTGGACGTGGCCCGGTACGCCGACAGCGACGGGTACCGTTTCGACAACGACCGCAAACACGCCTGGCCCTACAGGGATTTCGTGATCCGCGCCTTCAACGAGGACCTGCCCTTCGACACGTTCGTGCGCTGGCAGATCGCGGGGGACGAACTGGCTCCCGGGAATCCCCTGGCCGCGGCGGCCACGGGCTTCTGCACGGCCGGGCCCGTCCAGGAGCGCCAGTCCGCCGACGCCCCCCGCAACCAGGAGCGCAACCGGTACGACGAGCTGGACGACGTGTTATCGACCCTCGGACAGGGATTTCTGGGGCTCACCCTCGGGTGCGCCCGCTGCCACGATCACAAGTACGATCCGATTCCGACGCGGGAGTACTACCGGATGCTGGCGGCGTTCATCGACACGCGCCGTCGCGAGGTGCCGCTGGTTCCGCCCGCGGAGGCGGAGGCGTGGCGCCGGCTCGAGGAAGAGTACCAGGCGCGGGTGGCGCCCCTGCGCCGGGAACTGGAAGCCTTCCTGAGCCGCGCGCGCGAACCCCTCTTTCGGCGGAAGGTCCAGGCGCTCCGGATCCGCGAGGAGGACCGGGAAATTCTGCTGGCGCCCCGCGACCCGTCCAACCAGCGGCAACAGGAACTCCTGACGGTGCATCAGAAGGAGCTGCGCGTTTCGGAGGCGGAGCTGCGCGGCTCCCTGAGTCCCGCGGAACGCGCGGAGTGGGACCGCCGGGCCGCCGCGATCCGGGAGGCCGAGCGCGGGCGTCCTCCCGCGCCGCCGTTCGGGCTCGTTCTGACCGACGCGGGGCCGGAACCTTCGCGCAGCCCGCTCCTGGAGCGCGGCGAGGTGGACGCCAAGAAGGAGCTTCTGACGCTCGGATTCCTGAGCGCCCTGGGGGATCCGGAGCCGCGCCTGAGCCGTCCGCCGGGGGCCCGCACGTCGTTTCAGCGCGCGGCCCTGGCGGAATGGCTCACCGACGTCGAGCGGGGGGCCGGGGCGCTTCTGGCCCGCGTGATCGTCAACCGCCTCTGGCAGCATCATTTCGGCGAGGGACTCGTGCGGACCCCGAACGACTTCGGGGCCCAGGGCGAGCGTCCCACGCACCCCGAACTTCTCGAATGGCTGGCTTCGGAGCTCGTGCGCCGCGGCTGGCGGCTGAAGGAGATTCACCGGCTCATTCTCACGAGCGCCGTGTACGTCCAGGACACCTCCGCGTCCCCGGGGCCGGTCCGCGAGGATCCCGAGAACCGCCTTCTGGCGCGCCGCCGTCCCCGGCGGCTCGAAGCGGAAGCCCTGCGCGACGCGCTTCTGGCCGTCAGCGGCCGGCTCAATCCAAAGATGTACGGACCGGGGGTCAAGGTGCCCATTCCCGCGGAGGCCATCATCACGCGCACCGAAGGGGAGCATCATTACCCGCGGGATGTCCGGGAAAGCCCGGAAGTCTGGCGCCGGACCGTATACGTCTTCGTCAAGCGGTCGGTGCCCTATCCGCTGACGGAGGTTTTCGACGCGCCTTCGCCCAGCGCGAGCTGCGGGCGCCGGGTATCGACGACGGTGGCGCCGCAGGCTCTGGCGCTGCTGAACGATCCGTTCGTGCGCGGATGCGCATGGGACTTCGCCGATCGGGTGCTTCGCGAGGCGGGGCCCGGCGCGGGCGCTCGAATCGAGCGGGCCTGGGCGCTGGCGCTGGGGCGCGCCCCGACGCCGCGCGAGCGCGAGGCGGCGGAGGAGTTTCTCGGGAGGGCGGCGGACGAGCGGCGGGGTCTGGCGGATCTGGGACATACGCTTTTCATGACGAACGAATTCGCCTATGTGGATTAA